CATAGGAGTGGATGTCATGTATATCCCCGATCGGACGATGGGCCCAGCCACTGGCCGCGCTGATCAGCCGTGACGGGTCGTAGGTCTCCACGAATTCGGTTACCCGCAGGGTATCATACTGTCCCCAGCCCTCGTTGAAGACAACCCACATGACTATGCTGGGTGCATTGAAATGAAGGTCGATCATGCGCCTGAGTTCCCATTCAAACTGGGCCGCATCCAGCGTGGTCCGGTGCGCATCCGGCCCGGTCTTGAGAGCGCGGGGAACGGGTTTGGACTTTCCTTTTGCATTTACGTCAACGGCTGCCATCCCGGAGGGCATGTCCTGCCAAACCAGCATGCCGAGTTTGTCGCAGTGGTAGTACCAGCGGTCGGGCTCCACCTTGACGTGCTTGCGGATCATATTGAAACCCATCTGCTTGGTGATCTCGATGTCGTAGCGCATGGCTTCGTCCGAGGGAGGCGTCATAAGCCCGGCCGGCCACCAGCCCTGGTCGAGTGGACCGTAGTGAAAAAGCGGTTGGTTATTCAAAAATAGGTATTTCGAACCGTTCCGGTCGCCGAGACTGATTTTGCGCATGCCGAAGTAGCTGTCGACTTCGTCAATGATGTTCCCCTCCGGGTTGAGCAGGGTCAGGTGCAAATCATAAAGGAACGGGTCGTCCGGTGACCATAAGCGGGGTGAGGGAATTTTTATCTCGGATCGCTCGTGCACGGGAACGGACGTCTCCGCCACGGTATTCTTGCCGGCCGACACTTTGACCTGCACCGTGTGTCCCGTTCGAGAAGCTTCATCGAGTAATGGGAGAATGGATACTACTTCACGGTCAATATCGGGAATCACTCTGGCTTCTCCCAGGTAGACTTCAGGTGACACTGCTTCCAGCCATACCGTTTGCCAGATTCCACTCACGGGGGTGTAGGTGATCTTGGCCTCGTGGAGGCTTTGCTTTCCCCGGGGCTGGGCTGCGAAACTGGTCGGATCGTCAATGGCAACCACCAGTTCCTGTTGCCCCTCTTTTTTCAGGAAGGGTCCAAGCTTGAATGAAAAGCGGTCGAAGGCTCCCTTGTGCGACCCAATGTAGGCGCCGTTGAGCCAGACTACAGTTGCGTAATCGGCGGCCTCGAAATGGAGAACCACTTCCTTGTCATCCCAGTCGTCAGGTAACCGAAAGGTCCGCCGATACCATAGCCGGTCCTCCGGGGTTACTATTCCACCGATACCAGAAAGGGAAGATTCGACGCAAAACGGAACGAGGATCTTGTCCTCGAACGCTTCAGGTTGCGGATCCGCTTTTTTCTGCAAGGCAAAGTCCCAGAGACCGTTCAGGTTCAACCAGTCCGCACGCTGAAATTGCGGCCGCGGATACTCTTGCCAAACATTTTCGGGAGTTAGCTCCTTGGCCCAACGGGAGGCAATACGTATGTCAGTCGGCTGCCACTCATTTCCAAACAAGCTAAGAACGGCAAATACCTGACTCACTATCAGGACAATTCTCATGATGACCATAGATGATAATTAGGTAACCATCACTACAAAACCTTTGCATCAAAAAAAAGTCCCCGGGACAACTCCCGGGGACTTCTCAATAAGTGATACTAGAAAGATCCTCTTACGCCCAATACGTATCGACGACCGATGGTCTGATAGGACGTCGTGAACAGCCCAGCATTCGGCCCGATGTAGCGTTCATCGTTCGGTGTGTCCGATAGGTTGTCACCTTCGAAGAACACACGGATGTCTTTGTCTGCGAATAAGCGATACTGAATGGACAGGTCCAGGTTTTCCTGTTCCCGGTCGAACGTGATGGCCGAGATAGCCGCCGTGGACGGTGTCCGCTGCAAACTGGAGATCCAATTGTAGGAGAGACGCACGTTGAAACGTTGTTGTTCGTAGAACAGCTGGAGGTTGTAGATCTCTTTAGCCTGGTTCGTCAGCGAGTCCGTGAACTGGTATCCCAAGATATCGAATTCACCGTCCGCCAACCTATCTTCGTCAAAGATCGGGTCATTCTGGTCACCCGTGATGTAGGCGTAGTTGGGAACAAAGCTCAGGCCATGAAGCAGGTCAATATTGGGGAACATGTCCTCAAAGTTGAAATACCCTGTGAACTCGACCCCCTCAATACTACGCTCTGAAGCGTTGGACCAAAATCGAGTATCAGAGGTAACGAACTCTGTTCCAAGACTTGGATCCTCTGGATCCACCAACACTTCAATCTCCCGCTGGAAGGTGTATTCGAGCAAAAAGTCTTCGAGATCCTTTTTGAAAGCGGTCACTGAAACCATATTACGTTGTTGCGGACCAAAGTAATACTCCCAGGCCAGATCGAAGTTTTCTGAGGTCTGCTCCAACAGATTTGGATTTCCCAGGTCGAACTCATCGTCCCGATTGGTCAGGTTGAGTACGCCGGCTGCCTGCAACTGACGATTGGCTTCTCCCAAGTCAAAGGGAATAAGTTCCCGGTAATCTGGACGAGTAAGCGTGTTCGTCCAGGCAAAGCGGAACACATGTCCACTGTCTCCGGCTCGATAGGATAGTACTGCACTCGGAAGCGCGTTGTCATAGCTGTTGGTGCGACGAATATCATTTACGATATCACCAAAAGAGAAGGTACCATCCGGTCCGACAAATCCGAGATCCTGAACGCCTTCCTGCAGAATTTCATTAAGAATTCCCTGCTGGTCCGAATTGAGGTTAGGAATATTACTGCCATCAATAATGAAATTAGAGGGTTTCCAGGTCGTATCCAATTGTGTTGTCTCCACACGAAGGCCGGTCACCAAAGTAAAATTGTCCCAGCGAAACGTTCCCTGCATGTAAGCAGCAGTAATGTCTTCCTGTAACTCCGCCGTGTCGGCTGCGTCCCGCAGATCCGAGCGGTTCCACTCCCAGTTGTCAGGACTGGACTGATAGTCGCTGAAGAAGAAATCATAGGCAGGATCCGCTCTCACAAATGGACCAGCGATATCCGAATAAGTGCCATCCCAAAGGGTAAAGTTGCCATCTGCCGGATCGGCAAATTGACCGGCCGGATATACTTTATTATTTCCTTCAACGGGGTTGATGAACAACTCAGTGGTCTGGTTGTCGCGCTTGGCGCTACGGAAACGTGCACCCGCTTTCAGGACCAGGAAGTCACTCACCTCCTGCTCAACGTCGAAACTGGCCAGAAGTACATCCTCGGTCACATTTTCATAAAGGAAACGCGGGGAGGTGTTGGTGAAGCTACGGTTGGCATCACTAAATACATTCACACCTCCGTTGGAAGGGACATGCCCTCGGCCTTTAGTAACTTCAAATACGCTAAAGGAGGGTAAGGGAGTGGCGCCATACCAACGTGCTCGCAGTGGGTCTCCAGCATTGGTTTTGCGAAAATCCTCCTGAAAACGCCATTGGCGTCGGAAATTGTCACCTTCATCCGTGGAAAATAGAACGCGGTATTCGATGAGCCCTCGATCTAACTGTGTTTCGCCGCCGAAGTCAAAAGTGTAGGTTTCGCTGTCGATATTTCTGCCGGTGATGATACGATCCACTCGGCCATCCCAGTTGGCTTCGAAATCCGGAGTAACGATGATATTTCCGCTGCCGTCAGTGGCCTGAACAAAGGTATCACCTTCACTCCCCAATACAGGGTCATCGTCATCCTCGATCCATTCACCCAAGGGATTGCCAGAATCATCCAGGAACCAGTAATTTCCGCGGAACGCGCGCTCCAAACGATCAACCCGAAAGGCAAAGCTGTCCCGGACATCCCGTTCTTTCTGATACCACGGGCGAAAGTAGAGCGAGGTCGTATCCGAGAGAAGTAGATCAATGCTTGCATTGAAGGTAAACTCATCCCGTGTGGTGCGAACTTCATTCGGATCAAACCGGTCCCAGATGGGATTGGAGGCATTGGGGTTCACAGCCAGTACAGTCTGCTCAAGAAAGCTGTCCCGGTTAGGATCCGAGCCATTTGGCGTACGGTTGGTTTGGTCGAGAAAACGGTTTTGAGTAGACCATTCGACCAGGTCTTCATCGACATAATTGACGTTGAACAAGATACCGAGGTTATTCTCTCCTCCAAAAGCATCCAGTATGTCAGAATGCACAAAGTTCACACCCCAGCCGTTCTCGTCACCCTGATCGCGATTGCGAACTTCGAATTTGTAACGGGAGGTTCGGCGCCCAAGGTCAAAGGCATTGGCCGTTTCGACATTTACGGATCCTCCAATCGAATCAGCGGGATGTTCAGCGGTAATACTCTTAATGATCTCAACACCTGATACCATTTCGGAAGGGATTTGAGTAACATCAAAATTCCGGGAGCCCAGACGAGCGTTGGCTTGCGAAGCACCATTGATTCGGATGGTGTTGTACTGCCCATCCGCTCCTCTAATGGTCACACTTCCCTCAGCATTTCCCTGCCCACCAACGACGTTGACACCGGCAAGACGTGACAGAGCCTCACCCAAATCATCGTCCGGTAGTTCGCTGAGTGCATCAGAGCTGAGATAGCTGCCAATGATGTCAGATTGTTTTTGCCTTTCCACTGATGCTGCCTGCGCGGCACCGTATATTTCATAGGCTTGAAGCGTGACGATTTCCTCATCCGCCTCCTGTGCGTTTGCGGCATTACCACTAAAGGTAAGTACGGCAGCAACCCCACTGAGGAGGGAGTTAAATATTCCTTTTTTGTTGGTCATTTCTGGAGTAGTTCTAGGTTCTGTATCGAGTTGTGTAGTTGTCGGGTCGGGCTCAGGCATGGACTTTACCTCCTCAGAAACACGGGTAACCGCAAAGGCGCCGGTCTCCCGATCCTCCACAATTGTAAGCGGCGTATTCGCCAGCATAACTTCCAATGCCTCCAAGGGAGTATAGGTTCCATCGACCGGGTTCGTATGCACCCCTTTCGCAATTCCCACGGCGAACATAACGTCTACGCTGCCCTGATGTGCGACTTGAGGTAAGGTCGATGTAGCCTCCCCGGATTTGATCTCGAAGACATGTTTTTCCAAAGCTACGTGATCCGCACCATGCAATGAAGTAAGAAGTGTACCCAAGAAAACGAGCAATAGGCAAAAATAGCCTAAGCCGCAGGGCATTAACCAACGCATAGTTCGGTTCATTTGTAGTCATGGAGCAACAGTCTACTGCTCCAGAGACGATCCGTTTTTCAATTCAGGTGAAAAACTGTTGAAGAAAATGAAATTTTATTTTCCGGGGGTCAACCTTGACGTCACAATTCTACGGAGAATGAGTTGTAAGGAATAGAATTTTCGGGCTTAAGTTGCCTTACTGAGCGCTTGAACGTTGGACCAGGGTGATTGACTCATCACTTTCCACAGTGGCCTTCACAGGCACCATCAATTCGAGCAGGCGAACAAATCCGTCGAGATTATAGGAACGAAATGTGGCAGTGATCGCCACATCCATCAATTCCTGATCTTCGATGGATATTTGCCGCGTATTATAGTGATTAAACTCAGCTACAATTTCTGATAACGGTCTCTCAACAAACTCCAGAACCTGGTGCTTCCAGGCCAACTCCTCATCAACTTCTTCTTCCGAAACCTTTTCGACCTGAGGCAGGACCGTCTCGGTTACGAATGAAAGAAGCGACCGTTGGCCAGCTTCTAACTCTGGGTTAATCTCTACTGGCTCCAGAGTGTCCGCAAGGTCGCTAGTGGCAACAAGCGCCGAAGAATCCATCAGCACCTTTCCGTGTGTAACGATCACCTCAAGGGAGTCTTCCTCCAATTTTACATTAAAGGCCGTACCAACCGCCTTAACATCAATACCACGCGCACTAACGATGAATGGCCGATTCGGATTTTTAGCTACTTCAAAGTAGGCCTCACCCGACAACAGGTCTATCCGTCGTTCTCCTGAGGAATAGCGGATGCCAATCTGAGCACCTTTATTGAGTTCAACAATGGATCCGTCCAGGAGTCTATGGATCTGATACTCCATAGCCATCAACCCCTTTTGGGGAAGGAATCCATTAAATGATCCATCCTTGTCCGGCAGTGCCCAGAAAAGTATTCCCAAAAATAGGACCGCTGCGGCCGCCATGGCAGAAACTCGCACAAACCAGATTCGCCGAATCAAAGGAGTAGCCAACAAATCGGGGTTTGGCCGTTCGGCATGTTCTGGAAGCCACTCCACTAAGAAATCAAATTGCTTGTACTCACGCTGGTGATTGGCAAACCACTCTCCTTGGAGCGGATCGGTCGCCAACCATTCAAAAAATGCGTCCTGCTCCTCAGGCGAGACGTTACCGTCGAGTTTAATGACCCAATCGAGTGCTTCCTCGTCGATTCGAACCTCTTCCTCGGAACGATTGTTTTCAGGGGATGGATCGTGGTTATTCATTTTCTAGCATGCTCGTGCATAAAAGCGCTGCATTTACGGACGCCAATTTTTAACTGAGTGGCCACGGTATTTACCGTCAGCCCCAATTCTTTGGCAATGTCTGGCTGGGACATGCAATATACTTTTCTTAAGGTAAAAATCTGCCGACAACGGGTTGGTAATGACTGAATAGCCTTGGTTAATAATTCTAACTCCTGAGTGTGTTCGATAGACTCCTGAATGGAGTCACCAATATCTATGACGTCCGAAAGTTCGTTTTCGGGTAAAGAATCGAATTGAATAATTTTTGATCGCCTCACTACGTCGAGCGCCATGTTGCGCGCTGTGGCAAATAGAAAGGCCTTGGGAGATCTTAATTCACTGGATTCCCGAGCCTTCAGGACTTTGACAAACGCCTCCTGAATGATGTCATCCACTTCGACAGAATTGGAAAAACGGCTTTTCAACCAGGCCCTCAGCATAGGCTCATGCGGCTGCAGGTGCTCTGCAAACCAATGGCTTTGCTCTGAAAATTCGGGAGGCATGATTAAGATGTAAGCCCTAGCCTTTAGCACACCGGTTGAGTGTTAGGCCATAAAAACTTTTTGGGTATTCAATCTAATAAACGAGAATCGACTCATTCAACCTCGCGGCAAGACTGTATCCGGTTACATAATACCAAATTCCTCAAAGGCTTCTTTCGCGGGCATTCCATCTTCCAGCGCCTTTCGAACGAGCTTTTCACCCCGTGCTTTTTCCAAGGCACTCGCAAAAGCTTCTTCAACGGCATTTGCGGGAATAATCAGAACGCCATCCAAATCCCCATAAACGATGTCACCTGAGGCAACTGGGATTCCGCTAAAATCAATCGGCGACCGATAATCAACCACCCTTCCACGTGGCCCCTGGTCCTGGGCATAAGTTCCCATTGAAAATGTAGGAAATTCAAGTTCGCGAATTTCAGGGGTGTCGCGTGAGTAACCATTCATGACGGCTCCTACAGCGCCGAGTTTAAGAGCTCTCGTACTCATGAGACCTCCCCACAAAGCGTAACTAGGAGAAGCCCCACTACAGATATAAACTTCGTTGGCTTGCAAGCCATCCAGGGCATCGAACATGAGTCCAAAATCATTCTGGCCAGACTCGTCTTCCTGCTGATCTAGGTCCTGCTCTAGCACTGTCATGGCCCGACCGATCACTACCATGGAATGATCAAGCGGCTTGATAGACGGCGGTAGGAACTGTTTGAGCAGCCCCATCTTGTCCAGCACGTCTCCCACCACGGCCGTGAATAATTCGCGCCGGGCTAATTGAAACAGTTCTTCGTCATTTTCCCACAAGGACATGAACTCATGCGACCATGAAGTCGGGGGCTGTTCCAGATAAAATTGGGGAAACAGGAATTAAGGGCAGATTACTTTTTCCTAAAACAAAAACCTCGTGTTGCTTTAGCGTACGAAACGGCAATCCTGCTCCCGATTTGAACAGCCCTTGAAACTCTCCATCGGGAGCAAGCTCCCTTCCTACAGCTGTGCCAGTAGCATTTCCAACAAGTTGTCGCCCACAGGTATAAAAAAGGGCAGCCCCGATTGGGACTGCCCTTTGAAAGTTTATTTTAAAACGAGAACTAAGCTTTCCACTTCCAGCCTTTACTGTACTTGCGCTGGATGTATTTCTTTAGCTCTGGCTTGCCTTTGATTTCCATCTTTTCGGCATTCCACTGAAGCTTCTCATTCGGAGAACGCTGAGCGACTACACCTAATAGAATGGTTTCAGTAAACGGTCCTGCATGATCGAAGTTGGATTGGCATTTAACGACCTTACCTACAACGGCGTCATAGAACTCGTCGTAATTCTCTTCGTTCGTGGCACGAGGAATCGAATTCGCCGGCCAGGTAAATCCGTCCACGGCTGTGGTTGGATTAATCACCCAGTTTTCGTTGTGACGGTGGAAGAACATTTTTCCTTCCTCACCGATGATTACGCAACCGTAGTCATCAAATGGACGACCATCCAAAACTTCAGCTGATGGGTGATTGTATTCTTCACTGCCTTTAACGAGTTTCCATGTCTTGCGATCGAACTTGGCATCGAGGTAACCATCATACCAATTGAAACGAACGCCGCGACTATGGGTGTATTGATTAGGTTCGAACTCCCAAGTGATCTTCGAATTAATGGGAGGAGAGATATCGGTGGCACCAGATTGTTCTGCGGTAACGTTCTTGGGTGCACCTGGCATCAATGCCCAGTGTGGCATATCCATAATGTGGCAAGCCATGTCACCCAAAGCACCGGTGCCGTATTCCCACCATCCACGCCAAGAGAAGGGTGCGATGTTCTCATTATAATCAACGTGTGCAGCGGGTCCAACCCATTGCTTCCAATCGATCCATTCCGGAACGGGCTGCTTCGCGGGTGGCTTTTGAAATCCTTGCGACCAAATCGGACGGTTGGTCCAGATGTGGACATCTCTCACCTTGCCGATGATTCCAGCACGGATCAGTTCCACACAACGACGCATGTGGTCTTCGGCGTGCGCTTGGTTACCCATTTGGGTTTTCACACCGGTTTCGGCTGCAATCTCGGCTAGCTTACGCGCTTCCCAAATGCCGTGGGTCAAGGGCTTCTGACAATAGACGTGCATACCAGCCTGCATCGCCAACGCAGACGCGTGGAAGTGATGGTGGTCAGGCGGTGTTACGGTTACTGCGTCTACTTTGCCTTCCATCTCCGCGATCATTTCACGGTAGTCGGTCCAAAATTGAGCCTTCGGGTAACGATCGCGCACTTCGGCGACAGACTTCAGGCGACGATTGTTCATCGCCTTAGAGTCGAACTTCTTGGAGTCAACCACGTCCACGAGTCCGATAATATCGAAGCCGGCATCTTGGCAGCCGCGGGTATCGGCATTTCCTTTACCTCCGGCACCGATGGCAACCAGTGTGGGTTTAGTTAATTTTCCCCAAGCGTGACTTGGAATAAACTGAAAGCCAAAGGCCGCTGAGGCAGCGGTGGCGGACACTTTACCGAACTTACGACGGGAAATTTTTGAAGAAGTCTCTTCAGGAGTATTATTAGTGGGTAGTTCTGACATGCTACCCAGTGTGGGAATCGAATCTCATTTGTCCAGCCGGAGATTTGAGGGCAGCTTGAAATCGTTCCAAGACGGGTTTCACCCGCCAGAATCAGGGATCCAGGGCAGGAAAACCCTGAAACCAGAGTGAGTTTAAACGAAATCATACCGACAAAAACGAATCACAAAGGCACAAAATATCTATTCATGAGTCGTCAAAGAACAAATTTCACCGCTTGCGAAAGAGGAGCAAACAGGTCTAGGTTCATTGATAATCTACCGTCCCTACCCTAATGAGATACAGATTTACCCTAGGCTTCTTGTTGTTTGGCTTTGCTTTGCAACCAGCTACTGCTGAATCCCTATCACCTCAACTGGTCCAATTGGATAAGTTGGTGCTCGATGCCAATTTCGCAAAATCTACACCCCTTGAAAAAGAAAATTGGAAGCCCCGACAGCACACCCGATGGTCTATAGAAAAGGGAGTGTTGCGTGGACAACCTTCCACCAAAGCATTTCAAGCCAGCCAGGATCATCACCAAGGACTCGAGCCCCGTCTCTCGATTCCATATTGTCCCCAAGAGTATGCCATCCAATTTTCAATCCGCTTTCTTAAAGGGGATCAAACGCCCTTGTGTCCTTTTATTGAATTCGGACACCACAAAGCTCGTATTTATTGGAGTGAACAGGGAGCGCAGTTGTTGGCTAACGGAGAAGCCGTACAATTGGATCACAACGCAAACTTTAAGTTGGATCCCGGAACCTGGTACCACGCGTTAGCCGAAATTAAAGGTGACGAAGTTCTGATCCGCTTTTCTCATGGCCCGACACTCTACGGAAAACATCCGAGCCTGGATTCTAAGAAGGATGGCTTCGGAGTAGCCGGATTTCGTGGCGGACGAGTTGAACTCGACGATATCAAGATTTGGTCGATCAAAGATTCCATAAATCTAAACTGGGCAAGTCATCTTCGCCAGATCGAGCCAACTCCGCACAAAACTCTCAAACCCGAGAAAGCAAAGAGCTAAATATGCGCTCACTGATTTTCACTAGTTTACTATTCGTACCGATTGTTGTCTCTGCTCAATCGGAGCATCTCATTTCTGAAACAGTCTATGACTTCATCGACCTGAACTGCTTCGACTGTCACAACGAAGTCGATAAGGAAGGCGGGCTCGATCTTGAGAATGCCAAGTTCGATCCAAGCGACCTCGGTTCAATGAATCGATGGACGCTGATGTTTGACCGCGTCCTGAATGGCGAGATGCCCCCCGAGGAGGACATGCAACCTCCAGCCGATGAGAAATCTGACTTTATCGCGGCCTTAGGAGAAACACTCCACGAGGTATCCACGAAACAGCAGCAAGAGGTGGGGCGCGTAAGATCTCGCCGCCTCAATCGAGCCGAATACGAAAAGACGGTCCAGGATCTCCTGGGTGTTGATATTCCGCTGAGTGGGCTGATCCCCGAGGATGCCACACAGGAGGGGTTTAATAATGTAGCTGATGCGCAACAGATGTCCTACCACCTGTTGCAAACCTACCTGGCAGCGGCGGATGCAGGATTGGACGAAGCCTTCAAACGCGCACTGGCACCAGCCAACCCGTTTAGTCTCCAACTGGATGCTACTGACATTGCGTTTTTTCCTAACCGGAACCGAGGACCATGGTTGTGGAATGACCTGGCCGTTTCCTTCTCCAATTCGGGCAACTACCAGGGTCGCATGAATGAAACCACCGTTCCGGAAAGCGGGTACTACCGCATCCGTGTCAGTGCCCGTGCCATTGATCCGCCAGAAGGAAGAGGTGTGTGGACATCTGTCAGGAGCGGTTTCTGTTACGCAAAAGCACCGCTCATGTTTTGGGTAGGAAGTTTCCAGGCCAACCTAGAGCCTGAGGTGTATGAGTTCACTGCCTGGATCCTCGAAGGCCACAGACTTGAGATTCGACCCTTTGACTATACCCTGAAACGTCCTGGTGCCGGGAGCCTCAGCGAGGAATCTTTCACCGATCCAAGCATACCCAAAGTCGCGATGGATTGGATCGAGATGGAGCGTATTTACAAAGGCACTACACCGAATGATCTTCGACGCCAGCTTTTCGGAAACCTCAAGGTAGAAAACCGGCAACTGATCAGTTCGAATCCAAAACGTGATTTGGCCCGACTCATGGAACGGTTTGCCGTCAAAGCTTTCCGACGACCCGTTTCCAAAAAGGAATTAGCACCCTATCTGGGGCTCGCACTTGAGACACTCGATGAAGGACTTCCTCTAAAAGAGGCCATCTACAGCGGCTATCGTGCTCTACTTTGCTCACCCCGCTTTTTGTATTTCAACGAACCTGTTGGGAAGCTCGATGAATATAGTATCGCTTCACGACTCAGCTACTTTCTTTGGGGCACGTTTCCAGACGATAAGCTGCTTAGTCTGGCCAAGAAAAAGAAGCTGAGCAAACCATCGGTCTTAAAACAACAGGTAAACCGCCTGCTCGATGACCCGAGATCGCAGGTGTTCATCAAGCATTTCTCTGATCAATGGCTCAACCTGAAGGACATCGATTTCACAACTCCCGATTCTAAATTGTATCCTGAGTTTGATCTCATTCTGCAAGAAGCGATGGTCGGTGAAACGCACGCGTTCCTGAAAGAAATGATTCGTGACAATTTAAGTGTCACCCATGTGGTCGATTCGGATTTTACAATGCTCAATGAACGACTCGCCCACCACTACGGAATTGAAGGAGTCAGTGGAACTGAAATCCGGAAAGTCGAATTGAAGCCCGAACATCGCCGAGGTGGAATCATCACCCACGCGAGCGTTCACAAAGTCACGGCTAATGGCACAACGACCTCTCCCGTGGTACGCGGAGTCTGGATGATGGAAAAAATCATGGGCCAAAAACCCTTGCCTCCCCCGGCGAATGTTCCAGCCATCGAACCAGACATACGCGGTGCCCAATCGATTCGCGAGCAACTCGACAAACACCGGAACACTCCGGATTGTGCAGCCTGCCACGTGAAAATTGATCCGCCTGGATTTGCTTTGGAAAACTACGATGTCATCGGAGGCTGGCGGGAAAACTATCGCGCCATCGAGGAGAAAGGACGCTGGCAAAATGGTCCGGTGGTGGATCCGAGTTTTAAAATGCCGGATGGAACGGCCTTCCATTCCATCGAGGGATTCAAACGCATTCTGCTAAACCATCCGGAAAAGATTGCTCACAATCTGGTAGAGAAGTGTATTATCTACTCAACGGGTGCGAGTATTGAGTTTGCCGACCGTGAAGTCATGGAAGATATTATTCATCATATTTCAGACGAAAGCTACGGCTTCCGATCACTCATCCACGCCGTGGTGCAGAGCCCCATTTTTCTCAACAAATAATCTGATGCTATACATCACACCTAAACTTTTTGATTCACATCAGCTACCCAACCTATGAAACGCGTACATTTTAGCTT
This genomic stretch from Opitutia bacterium ISCC 52 harbors:
- a CDS encoding FecR domain-containing protein, yielding MNNHDPSPENNRSEEEVRIDEEALDWVIKLDGNVSPEEQDAFFEWLATDPLQGEWFANHQREYKQFDFLVEWLPEHAERPNPDLLATPLIRRIWFVRVSAMAAAAVLFLGILFWALPDKDGSFNGFLPQKGLMAMEYQIHRLLDGSIVELNKGAQIGIRYSSGERRIDLLSGEAYFEVAKNPNRPFIVSARGIDVKAVGTAFNVKLEEDSLEVIVTHGKVLMDSSALVATSDLADTLEPVEINPELEAGQRSLLSFVTETVLPQVEKVSEEEVDEELAWKHQVLEFVERPLSEIVAEFNHYNTRQISIEDQELMDVAITATFRSYNLDGFVRLLELMVPVKATVESDESITLVQRSSAQ
- a CDS encoding TonB-dependent receptor, giving the protein MGTLLTSLHGADHVALEKHVFEIKSGEATSTLPQVAHQGSVDVMFAVGIAKGVHTNPVDGTYTPLEALEVMLANTPLTIVEDRETGAFAVTRVSEEVKSMPEPDPTTTQLDTEPRTTPEMTNKKGIFNSLLSGVAAVLTFSGNAANAQEADEEIVTLQAYEIYGAAQAASVERQKQSDIIGSYLSSDALSELPDDDLGEALSRLAGVNVVGGQGNAEGSVTIRGADGQYNTIRINGASQANARLGSRNFDVTQIPSEMVSGVEIIKSITAEHPADSIGGSVNVETANAFDLGRRTSRYKFEVRNRDQGDENGWGVNFVHSDILDAFGGENNLGILFNVNYVDEDLVEWSTQNRFLDQTNRTPNGSDPNRDSFLEQTVLAVNPNASNPIWDRFDPNEVRTTRDEFTFNASIDLLLSDTTSLYFRPWYQKERDVRDSFAFRVDRLERAFRGNYWFLDDSGNPLGEWIEDDDDPVLGSEGDTFVQATDGSGNIIVTPDFEANWDGRVDRIITGRNIDSETYTFDFGGETQLDRGLIEYRVLFSTDEGDNFRRQWRFQEDFRKTNAGDPLRARWYGATPLPSFSVFEVTKGRGHVPSNGGVNVFSDANRSFTNTSPRFLYENVTEDVLLASFDVEQEVSDFLVLKAGARFRSAKRDNQTTELFINPVEGNNKVYPAGQFADPADGNFTLWDGTYSDIAGPFVRADPAYDFFFSDYQSSPDNWEWNRSDLRDAADTAELQEDITAAYMQGTFRWDNFTLVTGLRVETTQLDTTWKPSNFIIDGSNIPNLNSDQQGILNEILQEGVQDLGFVGPDGTFSFGDIVNDIRRTNSYDNALPSAVLSYRAGDSGHVFRFAWTNTLTRPDYRELIPFDLGEANRQLQAAGVLNLTNRDDEFDLGNPNLLEQTSENFDLAWEYYFGPQQRNMVSVTAFKKDLEDFLLEYTFQREIEVLVDPEDPSLGTEFVTSDTRFWSNASERSIEGVEFTGYFNFEDMFPNIDLLHGLSFVPNYAYITGDQNDPIFDEDRLADGEFDILGYQFTDSLTNQAKEIYNLQLFYEQQRFNVRLSYNWISSLQRTPSTAAISAITFDREQENLDLSIQYRLFADKDIRVFFEGDNLSDTPNDERYIGPNAGLFTTSYQTIGRRYVLGVRGSF
- a CDS encoding RraA family protein, which gives rise to MSLWENDEELFQLARRELFTAVVGDVLDKMGLLKQFLPPSIKPLDHSMVVIGRAMTVLEQDLDQQEDESGQNDFGLMFDALDGLQANEVYICSGASPSYALWGGLMSTRALKLGAVGAVMNGYSRDTPEIRELEFPTFSMGTYAQDQGPRGRVVDYRSPIDFSGIPVASGDIVYGDLDGVLIIPANAVEEAFASALEKARGEKLVRKALEDGMPAKEAFEEFGIM
- a CDS encoding sigma-70 family RNA polymerase sigma factor, with protein sequence MPPEFSEQSHWFAEHLQPHEPMLRAWLKSRFSNSVEVDDIIQEAFVKVLKARESSELRSPKAFLFATARNMALDVVRRSKIIQFDSLPENELSDVIDIGDSIQESIEHTQELELLTKAIQSLPTRCRQIFTLRKVYCMSQPDIAKELGLTVNTVATQLKIGVRKCSAFMHEHARK
- a CDS encoding beta galactosidase jelly roll domain-containing protein, with the protein product MRIVLIVSQVFAVLSLFGNEWQPTDIRIASRWAKELTPENVWQEYPRPQFQRADWLNLNGLWDFALQKKADPQPEAFEDKILVPFCVESSLSGIGGIVTPEDRLWYRRTFRLPDDWDDKEVVLHFEAADYATVVWLNGAYIGSHKGAFDRFSFKLGPFLKKEGQQELVVAIDDPTSFAAQPRGKQSLHEAKITYTPVSGIWQTVWLEAVSPEVYLGEARVIPDIDREVVSILPLLDEASRTGHTVQVKVSAGKNTVAETSVPVHERSEIKIPSPRLWSPDDPFLYDLHLTLLNPEGNIIDEVDSYFGMRKISLGDRNGSKYLFLNNQPLFHYGPLDQGWWPAGLMTPPSDEAMRYDIEITKQMGFNMIRKHVKVEPDRWYYHCDKLGMLVWQDMPSGMAAVDVNAKGKSKPVPRALKTGPDAHRTTLDAAQFEWELRRMIDLHFNAPSIVMWVVFNEGWGQYDTLRVTEFVETYDPSRLISAASGWAHRPIGDIHDIHSYEVETQVPPRFMDKASVLGEYGGIGWPIEEHIWDLDKQYWGYQVFYSGEELEQAYRSMFDQMLDMQRNKGLSAAVYTQITDIEGEMNGLMTYDRELIKIPLESLRKIHSQLYVESDE